The proteins below are encoded in one region of Pongo pygmaeus isolate AG05252 chromosome 20, NHGRI_mPonPyg2-v2.0_pri, whole genome shotgun sequence:
- the PSMD8 gene encoding 26S proteasome non-ATPase regulatory subunit 8 — translation MFIKGRAPRAPPRERQRATRGGLRQVVAPPLALGSTSRPHFRRASVCRRCCRKSTGRLAASRKMAAAAVNGAAGFSSSGPAATSGAVLQAATGMYEQLKGEWNRKSPNLSKCGEELGRLKLVLLELNFLPTTGTKLTKQQLILARDILEIGAQWSILRKDIPSFERYMAQLKCYYFDYKEQLPESAYMHQLLGLNLLFLLSQNRVAEFHTELERLPAKDIQTNVYIKHPVSLEQYLMEGSYNKVFLAKGNIPAESYTFFIDILLDTIRDEIAGCIEKAYEKILFTEATRILFFNTPKKMTDYAKKRGWVLGPNNYYSFASQQQKPEDTTIPSTELAKQVIEYARQLEMIV, via the exons ATGTTCATTAAGGGCAGGGCTCCGAGGGCGCCACCTCGAGAGCGACAGCGGGCTACCCGGGGCGGGCTGAGGCAAGTTGTAGCCCCGCCCCTGGCCTTGGGCTCCACCTCTCGGCCCCACTTCCGCCGTGCGAGCGTTTGTAGGCGGTGCTGCCGTAAATCAACCGGTCGGCTTGCCGCATCACGCAAGATGGCGGCCGCGGCGGTGAACGGGGCGGCGGGCTTCTCAAGCTCCGGGCCCGCGGCGACCTCGGGCGCTGTCCTGCAGGCCGCGACCGGCATGTACGAGCAACTCAAGGGCGAGTGGAACCGTAAAAGCCCCAATCTTAGCAAGTGCGGAGAAGAGCTGGGCCGACTCAAG cTAGTTCTTCTGGAGCTTAACTTCTTACCAACCACAGGGACCAAGCTGACCAAACAGCAGCTAATTCTGGCCC gTGACATACTGGAGATCGGGGCCCAATGGAGCATCCTACGCAAGGACATCCCCTCCTTCGAGCGCTACATGGCCCAGCTCAAATGCTACTACTTTGATTACAA GGAACAGCTCCCTGAGTCAGCCTATATGCACCAGCTCTTGGGCCtcaacctcctcttcctgctaTCTCAGAACCGGGTGGCTGAGTTCCACACGGAGTTGGAGCGGCTGCCTGCCAAGGACATCCAGACCAATGTCTACATCAAGCACCCTGTGTCCCTGGAGCAA TACCTGATGGAGGGCAGCTACAACAAAGTGTTCCTGGCCAAGGGTAACATCCCTGCCGAGAGCTACACCTTCTTCATTGACATCCTGCTGGACACTATCAG GGATGAGATCGCTGGGTGCATCGAGAAGGCCTACGAGAAAATCCTTTTCACTGAGGCCACCCGGATCCTCTTCTTCAACACACCCAAAAAGATGACAGACTACGCCAAGAAG CGAGGGTGGGTCCTGGGCCCCAACAACTACTACAGTTTTGCCAGCCAGCAGCAGAAGCCAGAAGACACCACCATTCCCTCCACAGAACTGGCCAAACAGGTCATCGAGTATGCCCGGCAGCTGGAGATGATCGTCTGA
- the GGN gene encoding gametogenetin isoform X2 has protein sequence MGNVQSEPSAGGGSRKEQASDRAPDSRRTSLVEPEMTSQAMRLTRGLGVWFPGSAAPPGLMVPREPQASPSTLPLTLERPSPVMPPPEEAAAVSAPPPAPAGTLLPGPSKWQKPAGTPVPRIRGLLEASHRGQGDPPSLRPLPPPPPPPPPPPPPPPPPPLPPRQLSVKDTVPRAPSQFPLPLEPWKPPPPLPSERQPADRRITPALATPASTPIESQAGPGNQGQTAGRDRGGAPPQAGEGEMAQPADSESGLSLLCKITFKSGPSLAPPAASSCLAAKASLGGGGGGGLFAASGAISYAEVLKQGPPPPGAARALEEVSRGAQEAEGGDGDGEGCSGPPSAPASQARALPPPPYTTFPASKPKFDWVSAPDGPERHFRFNGAGGGIGAPRRRAATLSGPWGSPPPPPGQMHSAPGPRRPAPALLAPPMFIFPAPTNGEPRRPGPPGLQELPPLPPPTPPPTPPPAPPPTPPPTPPPTLQPPALQPTPLPVAPPLTQGLGHEESALAPTPAPALPPALAADQAPAPAPAPAPAPSPAPAPTVAEPSPPVSAPAPAAAPIKTRTRRNKGSRAARGATREDGLHGDGPRERATATVPDSSGGGGGGSGASQTGAANTRAARHWPPFQVLNSCPCKCYCRHQPHHRRLPRNVSAWLSTSTNHLGEPPWVATIKLAGSLVAGLEHYDLQATHSN, from the exons ATGGGGAACGTACAGTCGGAGCCATCCGCGGGCGGGGGCTCCCGAAAAGAGCAGGCCTCGGACCGCGCCCCCGACTCCCGCCGGACGTCCCTGGTGGAGCCCGAGATGACCTCCCAGGCCATGCGCCTGACTCGTGGGCTAGGTGTCTGGTTCCCTGGCAGCGCCGCACCCCCGGGACTCATGGTACCCCGGGAGCCCCAGGCCTCACCCTCGACCCTGCCCCTCACCTTAGAACGGCCCTCTCCAGTGATGCCCCCTCCTGAAGAGGCGGCCGCGGTCTCTGCACCACCCCCGGCCCCCGCGGGGACTCTGCTGCCCGGCCCGTCTAAATGGCAAAAGCCCGCGGGCACTCCAGTTCCCCGGATCCGCGGCCTGCTGGAGGCGAGCCATCGCGGCCAGGGCGACCCTCCGAGCCTCCgcccgctgccgccgccgccgccgccgccgccgccgccgccgccgccgccgccgccgccgccgctcccgCCCCGGCAACTATCCGTGAAGGACACTGTCCCGAGGGCCCCATCCCAATTTCCGCTGCCCCTGGAGCCTTGGAAGCCGCCACCACCATTACCTTCTGAACGGCAGCCGGCGGACCGCAGAATCACTCCTGCTCTGGCCACACCCGCCTCAACCCCCATAGAAAGCCAGGCTGGGCCCGGCAACCAGGGCCAGACGGCCGGCAGGGATCGCGGAGGGGCGCCTCCCCAGGCGGGCGAAGGCGAAATGGCCCAGCCTGCGGATTCCGAGTCCGGTCTGAGCCTGCTGTGTAAAATCACCTTCAAGTCGGGGCCCTCTTTGGCCCCTCCGGCAGCCTCGAGTTGCTTAGCAGCCAAAGCTTCGCTGGGGGGCGGCGGAGGCGGCGGCCTCTTTGCTGCCTCAGGTGCCATCTCTTACGCCGAGGTCCTGAAGCAAGGGCCCCCGCCTCCTGGAGCCGCTCGCGCCTTGGAAGAGGTTTCTCGAGGGGCACAGGAAGCCGAGGGAGGTGATGGAGACGGCGAAGGGTGCTCTGGTCCTCCCTCGGCGCCTGCGTCCCAAGCCCGGGCCCTACCTCCGCCACCCTACACCACCTTCCCAGCCTCGAAGCCCAAATTCGACTGGGTTAGCGCTCCCGACGGCCCTGAACGCCACTTCCGCTTCAACGGGGCTGGCGGAGGCATCGGGGCGCCGCGACGGCGTGCGGCCACACTCTCTGGGCCTTGGGGCTCCCCTCCGCCACCACCAGGGCAGATGCACTCAGCTCCCGGGCCCCGGAGGCCCGCACCTGCCCTGCTGGCGCCGCCTATGTTCATCTTCCCGGCACCCACCAATGGCGAGCCCAGGCGCCCAGGGCCTCCAGGCCTGCAGGAGTTACCACCGCTGCCACCGCCCACGCCGCCGCCCACGCCGCCGCCCGCTCCACCGCCCACGCCACCGCCCACACCGCCGCCCACACTGCAGCCACCAGCGCTCCAGCCAACGCCGCTGCCGGTGGCACCCCCGCTCACCCAGGGCCTGGGCCACGAGGAGTCAGCCCtggctcccaccccagcccctgctctGCCCCCAGCCTTAGCCGCCGACCAGGCCCCGGCCCCGGCTCCGGCTCCGGCCCCGGCCCCATCCCCGGCTCCAGCTCCCACCGTGGCTGAGCCCTCGCCGCCTGTGTCCGCGCCCGCACCCGCGGCTGCGCCCATCAAGACCCGCACGCGCAGGAACAAGGGTTCCCGTGCAGCCCGGGGCGCGACCCGTGAGGATGGCTTGCATGGAGATGGTCCTCGCGAACGAGCTACAGCTACCGTGCCTGACAGCAGCGGTGGAGGGGGTGGTGGCAGCGGGGCCTCTCAGACTGGGGCAGCTAACACCCGCGCTGCGCGCCACTGGCCGCCCTTCCAGGTGCTTAACTCCTGTCCCTGCAAGTGTTACTGCCGCCACCAGCCACACCATCGCCGCCTGCCACGCAACGTCTCTGCCTG GCTGAGCACATCCACCAACCACCTGGGCGAGCCACCCTGGGTTGCCACCATCAAGCTGGCCGGCTCTCTGGTGGCCGGGCTGGAGCACTACGACTTGCAGGCCACCCATTCCAACTAA
- the GGN gene encoding gametogenetin isoform X1: MLPGLKKVELRVPCPAPGPGGRGLNSGRLEDSSPSSFRMGNVQSEPSAGGGSRKEQASDRAPDSRRTSLVEPEMTSQAMRLTRGLGVWFPGSAAPPGLMVPREPQASPSTLPLTLERPSPVMPPPEEAAAVSAPPPAPAGTLLPGPSKWQKPAGTPVPRIRGLLEASHRGQGDPPSLRPLPPPPPPPPPPPPPPPPPPLPPRQLSVKDTVPRAPSQFPLPLEPWKPPPPLPSERQPADRRITPALATPASTPIESQAGPGNQGQTAGRDRGGAPPQAGEGEMAQPADSESGLSLLCKITFKSGPSLAPPAASSCLAAKASLGGGGGGGLFAASGAISYAEVLKQGPPPPGAARALEEVSRGAQEAEGGDGDGEGCSGPPSAPASQARALPPPPYTTFPASKPKFDWVSAPDGPERHFRFNGAGGGIGAPRRRAATLSGPWGSPPPPPGQMHSAPGPRRPAPALLAPPMFIFPAPTNGEPRRPGPPGLQELPPLPPPTPPPTPPPAPPPTPPPTPPPTLQPPALQPTPLPVAPPLTQGLGHEESALAPTPAPALPPALAADQAPAPAPAPAPAPSPAPAPTVAEPSPPVSAPAPAAAPIKTRTRRNKGSRAARGATREDGLHGDGPRERATATVPDSSGGGGGGSGASQTGAANTRAARHWPPFQVLNSCPCKCYCRHQPHHRRLPRNVSAWLSTSTNHLGEPPWVATIKLAGSLVAGLEHYDLQATHSN; the protein is encoded by the exons ATGTTGCCGGGTCTTAAAAAGGTGGAGCTTAGAG TTCCCTGCCCTGCCCCCGGCCCAGGGGGCCGCGGTCTGAACTCTGGTCGGCTGGAGGACTCG TCTCCGAGCTCCTTCAGAATGGGGAACGTACAGTCGGAGCCATCCGCGGGCGGGGGCTCCCGAAAAGAGCAGGCCTCGGACCGCGCCCCCGACTCCCGCCGGACGTCCCTGGTGGAGCCCGAGATGACCTCCCAGGCCATGCGCCTGACTCGTGGGCTAGGTGTCTGGTTCCCTGGCAGCGCCGCACCCCCGGGACTCATGGTACCCCGGGAGCCCCAGGCCTCACCCTCGACCCTGCCCCTCACCTTAGAACGGCCCTCTCCAGTGATGCCCCCTCCTGAAGAGGCGGCCGCGGTCTCTGCACCACCCCCGGCCCCCGCGGGGACTCTGCTGCCCGGCCCGTCTAAATGGCAAAAGCCCGCGGGCACTCCAGTTCCCCGGATCCGCGGCCTGCTGGAGGCGAGCCATCGCGGCCAGGGCGACCCTCCGAGCCTCCgcccgctgccgccgccgccgccgccgccgccgccgccgccgccgccgccgccgccgccgccgctcccgCCCCGGCAACTATCCGTGAAGGACACTGTCCCGAGGGCCCCATCCCAATTTCCGCTGCCCCTGGAGCCTTGGAAGCCGCCACCACCATTACCTTCTGAACGGCAGCCGGCGGACCGCAGAATCACTCCTGCTCTGGCCACACCCGCCTCAACCCCCATAGAAAGCCAGGCTGGGCCCGGCAACCAGGGCCAGACGGCCGGCAGGGATCGCGGAGGGGCGCCTCCCCAGGCGGGCGAAGGCGAAATGGCCCAGCCTGCGGATTCCGAGTCCGGTCTGAGCCTGCTGTGTAAAATCACCTTCAAGTCGGGGCCCTCTTTGGCCCCTCCGGCAGCCTCGAGTTGCTTAGCAGCCAAAGCTTCGCTGGGGGGCGGCGGAGGCGGCGGCCTCTTTGCTGCCTCAGGTGCCATCTCTTACGCCGAGGTCCTGAAGCAAGGGCCCCCGCCTCCTGGAGCCGCTCGCGCCTTGGAAGAGGTTTCTCGAGGGGCACAGGAAGCCGAGGGAGGTGATGGAGACGGCGAAGGGTGCTCTGGTCCTCCCTCGGCGCCTGCGTCCCAAGCCCGGGCCCTACCTCCGCCACCCTACACCACCTTCCCAGCCTCGAAGCCCAAATTCGACTGGGTTAGCGCTCCCGACGGCCCTGAACGCCACTTCCGCTTCAACGGGGCTGGCGGAGGCATCGGGGCGCCGCGACGGCGTGCGGCCACACTCTCTGGGCCTTGGGGCTCCCCTCCGCCACCACCAGGGCAGATGCACTCAGCTCCCGGGCCCCGGAGGCCCGCACCTGCCCTGCTGGCGCCGCCTATGTTCATCTTCCCGGCACCCACCAATGGCGAGCCCAGGCGCCCAGGGCCTCCAGGCCTGCAGGAGTTACCACCGCTGCCACCGCCCACGCCGCCGCCCACGCCGCCGCCCGCTCCACCGCCCACGCCACCGCCCACACCGCCGCCCACACTGCAGCCACCAGCGCTCCAGCCAACGCCGCTGCCGGTGGCACCCCCGCTCACCCAGGGCCTGGGCCACGAGGAGTCAGCCCtggctcccaccccagcccctgctctGCCCCCAGCCTTAGCCGCCGACCAGGCCCCGGCCCCGGCTCCGGCTCCGGCCCCGGCCCCATCCCCGGCTCCAGCTCCCACCGTGGCTGAGCCCTCGCCGCCTGTGTCCGCGCCCGCACCCGCGGCTGCGCCCATCAAGACCCGCACGCGCAGGAACAAGGGTTCCCGTGCAGCCCGGGGCGCGACCCGTGAGGATGGCTTGCATGGAGATGGTCCTCGCGAACGAGCTACAGCTACCGTGCCTGACAGCAGCGGTGGAGGGGGTGGTGGCAGCGGGGCCTCTCAGACTGGGGCAGCTAACACCCGCGCTGCGCGCCACTGGCCGCCCTTCCAGGTGCTTAACTCCTGTCCCTGCAAGTGTTACTGCCGCCACCAGCCACACCATCGCCGCCTGCCACGCAACGTCTCTGCCTG GCTGAGCACATCCACCAACCACCTGGGCGAGCCACCCTGGGTTGCCACCATCAAGCTGGCCGGCTCTCTGGTGGCCGGGCTGGAGCACTACGACTTGCAGGCCACCCATTCCAACTAA
- the SPRED3 gene encoding sprouty-related, EVH1 domain-containing protein 3 isoform X1, with translation MVRVRAVVMARDDSSGGWLPVGGGGLSQVSVCRVRGARPEGGARQGHYVIHGERLRDQKTTLECTLKPGLVYNKVNPIFHHWSLGDCKFGLTFQSPAEADEFQKSLLAALAALGRGSLTPSSSSSSSSPSQDTAETPCPLTSHVDSDSSSSHSRQETPPSAAAAPVITMESASGFGPTTPPQRRRSSAQSYPPLLPFTGIPEPSEPLAGAGGLGWGGRGYEDYRRSGPPAPLALSTCVVRFAKTGALRGAALGPPAALPAPLTEAAPPAPPARPPPGPGPASAPAKASPEAEEAARCVHCRALFRRRADGRGGRCAEAPDPGRLLVRRLSCLWCAESLLYHCLSDAEGDFSDPCACEPGHPRPAARWAALAALSLAVPCLCCYAPLRACHWVAARCGCAGCGGRHEEAAR, from the exons ATGGTGCGGGTCCGAGCTGTGGTGATGGCCCGAGATGACTCCAGTGGGGGCTGGCTGCCTGTAGGGGGCGGGGGCCTCAGCCAGGTGAGCGTGTGTCGGGTCCGAGGGGCCAGGCCCGAGGGGGGGGCCCGCCAGGGGCACTACGTCATCCACGGGGAGCGCCTCCGGGACCAGAAA ACGACCTTGGAGTGTACCCTGAAGCCAGGCTTGGTTTACAACAAAGTGAATCCCATCTTTCACCACTGGAGCCTGGGTGACTGCAAGTTTGGACTGACGTTTCAGAGCCCTGCAGAGGCTGATGAGTTCCAGAAGAGCCTGCTGGCTGCGCTGGCCGCGCTGGGTCGAG gctcactcactccctcttcctcctcctcctcctcctctccttcccaggATACTGCAGAGACCCCCTGCCCTCTGACG TCCCACGTGGACAGCGACTCCTCCTCCAGTCACAGCCGCCAGGAGACTCCTCCCAGCGCCGCTGCGGCCCCCGTCATCACGATGGAGTCAGCTTCAGGCTTCGGGCCTACCACGCCCCCCCAGCGCCGCCGCTCCTCCGCTCAG AGCTACCCTCCGCTTCTACCGTTCACGGGGATTCCGGAACCTTCAGAGCccctggcaggggcagggggcctggggtggggcggCCGCGGCTACGAGGATTACCGGCGCTCCGGGCCACCCGCGCCCCTCGCCCTGTCCACCTGCGTCGTGCGCTTCGCCAAGACCGGCGCGTTGAGGGGCGCTGCCCTGGGGCCCCCAGCGGCACTACCTGCCCCTTTGACCGAGGCTGCGCCCCCAGCGCCCCCCGCTCGCCCACCCCCCGGCCCGGGCCCAGCCTCTGCGCCTGCCAAGGCCTCCCCGGAGGCGGAGGAGGCAGCGCGCTGCGTGCATTGCCGCGCGCTCTTCCGTCGCAGAGCAGACGGGCGTGGCGGCCGCTGCGCAGAGGCCCCGGACCCGGGGCGCCTCTTGGTGCGCCGTCTGAGCTGCCTGTGGTGCGCCGAGAGCTTGCTCTACCACTGCCTGTCGGACGCCGAGGGCGACTTCTCGGACCCGTGCGCCTGCGAGCCGGGCCACCCGCGCCCCGCCGCGCGCTGGGCCGCGCTGGCCGCGCTCTCCCTGGCAGTGCCCTGCCTCTGCTGCTACGCGCCCCTGCGCGCGTGCCACTGGGTCGCAGCGCGATGCGGCTGCGCTGGCTGCGGGGGTCGCCACGAGGAGGCTGCGCGGTGA
- the SPRED3 gene encoding sprouty-related, EVH1 domain-containing protein 3 isoform X2: MVRVRAVVMARDDSSGGWLPVGGGGLSQTTLECTLKPGLVYNKVNPIFHHWSLGDCKFGLTFQSPAEADEFQKSLLAALAALGRGSLTPSSSSSSSSPSQDTAETPCPLTSHVDSDSSSSHSRQETPPSAAAAPVITMESASGFGPTTPPQRRRSSAQSYPPLLPFTGIPEPSEPLAGAGGLGWGGRGYEDYRRSGPPAPLALSTCVVRFAKTGALRGAALGPPAALPAPLTEAAPPAPPARPPPGPGPASAPAKASPEAEEAARCVHCRALFRRRADGRGGRCAEAPDPGRLLVRRLSCLWCAESLLYHCLSDAEGDFSDPCACEPGHPRPAARWAALAALSLAVPCLCCYAPLRACHWVAARCGCAGCGGRHEEAAR, from the exons ATGGTGCGGGTCCGAGCTGTGGTGATGGCCCGAGATGACTCCAGTGGGGGCTGGCTGCCTGTAGGGGGCGGGGGCCTCAGCCAG ACGACCTTGGAGTGTACCCTGAAGCCAGGCTTGGTTTACAACAAAGTGAATCCCATCTTTCACCACTGGAGCCTGGGTGACTGCAAGTTTGGACTGACGTTTCAGAGCCCTGCAGAGGCTGATGAGTTCCAGAAGAGCCTGCTGGCTGCGCTGGCCGCGCTGGGTCGAG gctcactcactccctcttcctcctcctcctcctcctctccttcccaggATACTGCAGAGACCCCCTGCCCTCTGACG TCCCACGTGGACAGCGACTCCTCCTCCAGTCACAGCCGCCAGGAGACTCCTCCCAGCGCCGCTGCGGCCCCCGTCATCACGATGGAGTCAGCTTCAGGCTTCGGGCCTACCACGCCCCCCCAGCGCCGCCGCTCCTCCGCTCAG AGCTACCCTCCGCTTCTACCGTTCACGGGGATTCCGGAACCTTCAGAGCccctggcaggggcagggggcctggggtggggcggCCGCGGCTACGAGGATTACCGGCGCTCCGGGCCACCCGCGCCCCTCGCCCTGTCCACCTGCGTCGTGCGCTTCGCCAAGACCGGCGCGTTGAGGGGCGCTGCCCTGGGGCCCCCAGCGGCACTACCTGCCCCTTTGACCGAGGCTGCGCCCCCAGCGCCCCCCGCTCGCCCACCCCCCGGCCCGGGCCCAGCCTCTGCGCCTGCCAAGGCCTCCCCGGAGGCGGAGGAGGCAGCGCGCTGCGTGCATTGCCGCGCGCTCTTCCGTCGCAGAGCAGACGGGCGTGGCGGCCGCTGCGCAGAGGCCCCGGACCCGGGGCGCCTCTTGGTGCGCCGTCTGAGCTGCCTGTGGTGCGCCGAGAGCTTGCTCTACCACTGCCTGTCGGACGCCGAGGGCGACTTCTCGGACCCGTGCGCCTGCGAGCCGGGCCACCCGCGCCCCGCCGCGCGCTGGGCCGCGCTGGCCGCGCTCTCCCTGGCAGTGCCCTGCCTCTGCTGCTACGCGCCCCTGCGCGCGTGCCACTGGGTCGCAGCGCGATGCGGCTGCGCTGGCTGCGGGGGTCGCCACGAGGAGGCTGCGCGGTGA